The Bacteroidota bacterium DNA window TGGGTCGGATGCAGACGAAGCGGCTTCCCACTCGTTGAAGGAACAGGAGGGAGACGTGATGCCTGAGTCGGACGCCCAGACCGGCAAAGCTGCAGGCTCGGACAACGTGGAAGCCGTAGCCGCGGCGTCGCCCGAGCCGGTGGGCTCGCCGGACGCAGACCCGCCCGCAGCGAAGAAGAAGACCAAGAAAAAGAAGAAGGCGAAAGCGAAGGGCAGCAAGGACGCCTCCCTCGACAAGACCAAAGCAGGCGCCAAGAAGGACCCCGCGGCCAAATTCGGGACGAGCCGTGGCATCGAGACGATGTTCCGCAGCAACTACCGCGTCCACATGGACCTCTCGGCGATCGCCGACACCAAGGCCAACATCATGATCTCGATCAACGGCCTCATCCTGCCCATCCTGCTGGGTGCGATCTCACCCAAGATCGACTCCAACCCGTGGCTGCTGATCCCCACCTCGGTGCTCATGGTGGGGTGTCTGATCTCGATGATCTTCGCGATCCGGTCGGCGCGGCCGCGCGTGAGCAGGGAGCCGGTGTCGCTCGACCAGATCAATCAGAAGGGCTATAACATCCTGTTCTTCGGTCACTTCGCCAACATGAGGCGCGACGACTACGAGGAGGGTATGGCGCAGTTGATGTCGAGCAACGAGGACATCTACCGGAACATGATCCGGGATTTGCACGGGCTCGGAAGCGTGCTGAACGAGAAGTACGCCCTGCTCCGCACGTCCTACACCGTGTTCATGATTGCCATCACGGTCGGCGTGCTGCTCTTCATCGCCACGTTCTTCCTGATCGCGATGGGCGTGATTTCCGTGCCGGGCGACACGCTAGCCGTCCCGTACGAGCTCCTTCCTTAGCCCATGCTGGCTGGGGTTCACACGTCGGCTTTTGCTTGGTCGCGGTCGCGCATCAGCACCCGGGCGTCCGGGTCCACGACGAGGTGCTCCGGCAGCGTGCGGAGCGTCCACGATAGCCGCTGCGAGGCCCCCGGAGCGAGCGTGACCGTCTGGCGAGCCTCGGCATAGTCGCCGTCGTCGGCAGAGCGGTTGCCGGACGTGGCAGCGACTACGACCGTGGCAGACCCATCGCCGGTGTTTTCGAGCGTGGCCGTCAGCTGGTAGCGGCCTCGAAACGTCTGTTCGATCTCGACCTCGGTCCAGGCGAACGCGGGGAGCGCCATGCTCTCGAACCAGGCCGCTACCCCCTCGTCGTAGGCCGTCGAGTCGGCCGCATACGGGCGCAGGTCGGCGAGGAGGTCTTGCAGTGCGGGTGCGTCGCGGCTGTCGCGGCGCTCGGCGACGAATGCACGGAGCCCATCGAACATCGCGTCGCGGCCGAGGTGGTTGTGGAGCATCCATAGCGCCCACGCGCCCTGGTTGTAGATCGCGACCTCGTCACGCCCCTCGCGCGTGTCCACGAGCGGGACGGCGGTGGCGGCGCGACGCCCGCGCAGGAAGCGGGCTTCGAGGCGTTCGGCGAACGCGATCCGCGCAGCCTCGCCAAAGGCTTCCTCGATCAGCAGCAACGTCGCGTAGTCCGCGATCCCCTCCACGATCACGCCCGTTCCCGGTCCCTGCGCCGCCGCAACGATATGCCCCCACCACATGTGCGCGATCTCGTGCACGGTGACGATGAACGCGAGGTTTGCAGCGGCCTGGTCCGCGTTTCCCGGCGGGCGCGTGAGGAAGCCCGCGCTCTCGCTCATGCTGATGTTGACCGGGAACGCCGTCGCGTTGGTCTGCAGGTCGGGGAACTCGTTGATACGCAGGTCGCGCCACGGGTAGGGGCCGAACCAGTCGCTGTAGTGCGTCCGCGCGAGCGCCATCGCGTCCAGCATCGCCTCGATGTTGTACCTATGGCTCGGGTGGTGGTAGACCGCGTTCGTGCCGCCGTCGTAGGGACGTGCGGCCTCGTCCCATTTCCCTGCCATCAGGTTGAGAGCGCGGACGGGGTGGTCCGTCTCCCACACGACCGTGGTGTGCGTGGCGTCGGCGGTCGAGTCGGTGCGGACGCCTGCCGACGTGACGGTGTAGGCGCGCGGGGCGCGGACTTCGAGGCTTGCCGTGAAGGGCGGCGCGAGCGCGTCGAGCGTGGCGAGGGAGTCTTGCCACCAGCCGTCGGGATAGACACGTGGCTCTGCGGGTTCTGGAGCGCCAAGCCCTTCGATGAGGCCAGGAATCGGGACGAACTCGCCGCGGTAGGTTGAGAGCAGCACGCCCTCAGGCAGCAGGAAGTGCGCCGTGCCGCCGCCGTTGCGCGTGATCCCGCGCGGGTAGGTGAGCGCGTAGGCGAAGTTCAGGGCGATGCTGTCGCCTGGTACGAGCGGCGCTGGGAGCGTGACGACGTCGAGGCCAGGACGACGTTCCACAGGCGGCGACGCCCCGGCGTCCAGCGACCAGGCGACCTCGCTGAAGCCGTAGCCGTTCGTGAACGGCACCTGCGCCATCGGCGCATTGGAGCCATTGACGACGGTGTAGGTGCCCGTCGCGTCGAGGCGGCGGTCGGCGGGCTGGAGGTCGATGCGCAGGTCCACATGCGCGACGGTCGGCGGCGGGATGTCGCTCCACACATCGTAGTTCGCCTTCCAGTAGGCCGTCGCCCAGTCCTCCGCGGCCTGGCCCTGGAAGCCGGTGCGGACCTGGTAGGCGAGCGTCCCGCCCAGCGCCAGCGGCAGCGCGATCAGCCCGAGCGCGCCGACGGCGTTGCGTTTCAGGATCCCGGCAGAATGCGCCCACCACGCGCCGTCGTAGTCGCGGCGCGGAAACCAGCGCCACGCGGCAGCGGCGAATGCGACGGTGAGCGCCAGCATCAGCGCACGGTTGAAGAGCAGCGCGCCGTCGTTGAGCGGCATCCAGCCGAGGTCGCTCCAGCGTAGCGTCGCCCAGAGCGGCCAGTTCGCCACCCACGTCATCCGTCCCGACGCGAACGCGTACGCTGTGAGCGCGAGCACGGCCAGCCCAATGCCGTACGTCGCAAAGCGGTTGCCCGTCAGCGAGAGCACCGCTGCCACGAACGCGCCCCAGACGAGGAACGTCGGCGTGAGGACGAGTCCCCATACGCTCACGAACGGGCCAAGGTCGAGCGGGGCGATGCCCTGGCCTGCGAGGAACATCAGGCTCGCCACGCCGCACACCGCGATCAGAAGCGCGATCAGGAGTCCGTTCGCGAGGCCCTTCGCCAGGAGCAGCGCGCCCGTCCGCACAGGCATCGCGTAGAGGATGCCGTCGAAGCGCGTCCGCGCCTCGCGCCGCACCGACTCGACGAGCGTGAAGAGCAGCAGCAGGCTCCCGAGCACGGTGAGCACCTCGATGGAGCCAACGGCCATTGTGCCTGCCGTGAGCAGCGCTGGGGCACCCAACGCGTCCTGCTCGGTCGCGAACTCGCCGACGAGCAGCACCACGAACAGCAGCGCGACGTAGACGAGTGGCTGGTTCGCCATCTCCCGAAGTTCCGCGCGGAGGACGTGCCCGACGCTCGCCCAGAAGCCGGGCCGACGCTGCGTCATGCCAAGGTCCCGCAGCGGCGCAAATAGCCCGATCTCGCCTCGCTCGCCGTCGTCGACTGCAGATGCACGGCGGAGCCACCGCCGCTTCGGTTTCGTCGCGGCTCGCGCGCCCGTGGCGATGGCGCGCTGTTGACGGAGCGCGAACACGAGCCCGAGCAGCGGCCCGACGACCCACACGAGCCGGTTGAGCCAGAACGTCCCGTCGAAAGCCAGCGGCGCGGTGTTGTAGTATGTCACGCCAGGGTCCCCGGCGACGAGTACCTGGTAGACCCATCGCAGCCCTGACGGATCGAGCACCATCAGCAGTTGATCAATGGCCGGATCGAGGCCAGGGGGACGCCACGTCCAGAGGAAGAACAGCACGCCCAACACCATCGTGATCGGAACCGCATAGACCGCCAGCGGACGCCGCGACGCAGTACCCACGACGAACGCCAGCACCGCGCTTGTCCACATCGTCGGCACGGCGAAGACGAGGAACGGGACGAGGTAGCTGCCCAGCCGGAACGGCCCGCGAATGTCCGTCGCGCCCGGCTCGACGAGGAACTGGACGTGGACCATCAGCGCGACGAGGTGGACCAGCAACCCGACCCCGAGTGCCGCCACAACGCCCGCGAGTTTGCCTGCGAGGTATTCGCCCGGCGCGAGCGGCGTGCTGAAGAGCAGCGGCCCCACGCGCGCCTCGTCGTCGCGGAGGACGGTCAGACCGCCGAGCAGGCCCGCGAAGAACGGATACGCCAGGAAGCCGCCCAGACTGAAGAGCCAGGCAACCGCGTAGGGCGAGTTCACGAACGGCCGCAGCCCATCGGACCCGATCTCGTCCGCATCGCCGCCGAGCGCGGTCGTCCCGTTGAGGCTCATCGTGGCGAGCACGGCGAGCGCGACCATCACCCACAGCAGCGGGTTGGCGAGGTGCGCGCGCAGGTCGAGGCGCGCGACGGCCAGGGTGCGGTTCAAAGAAACACTCACGCGGTGGCCTCACGAGAAGTGGCCTCACGAGAAGTGGCCTCACGAGAAAGGGTGTCGGCACGGGCCGCCTCGTTCATCAGCACGAGGTAGGCGTCCTCCAGCGTCGGCGTGACGGGGCGGAAGCCCTCCGGCGCGCTGCCGTCGGGGAGGTGGAGGCGGAGGCGATGCTCCCCGGCGACGAGGTAGGCGCGGGCGATCTGCCCGGTGTAGCGCGGGAGGTCGTCCGGGCGCGCGGTGCCTTCGAAGAGCGCGCCGTCGAGGCGGGCGAGGGCGTCGGTGGGCGTTGTCTCGGCGATGAGGCGGCCCTGGCGCATCACCGCGAAGCGCGGGCACAGCATCGCCACGTCGTCCACGAGGTGCGTCGAGAGGAGCACCACGCGGTCGGCGGCGAGGTCGGCGAGGAGGCGGTAGAGCCGGAGCCGCTCCTCCGGGTCGAGGCCCGCCGTCGGCTCGTCGACGATCAGCAAGTCCGGGTCGCCCGCGAGCGCCTGCGCGATGCCGAGGCGCTGCCGCATGCCGCCCGAGTAGGTCTTCACTTTGCGCTTCGCCGCGGCCGTGAGGTTGACGCGCGCCAGCAGCGCCGCCGCGAGTTGTTTCTCGCTGGCCTGGGCGTGCACACCTTTGAGGCGCAAGACGTGCCGAAGCATCGCCTCCCCGGTGAGGTTCGGGTAGAAGCCGAACGCCTGCGGGAGGTAGCCGAGGCGCGGCCACACCTGCTCCGGGTGCGCCGTCACGTCGATGCCGTCGAACGTCACGCGGCCCGCCGTCGGCTCCAGCAGCCCGGCGAGGATCTTCATCAGCGTCGACTTGCCCGCGCCGTTGGGGCCGAGCAGCCCAAACATCCCGCGCGGGATGGTGAGGGTGACATCGCTGAGCGCGCAGACGGGGCCGGGGTAGACCTTGGTAAGGCCTTCGAGGTGGAGCATGAGAGACACGGGTGAGGGGCTCAGGCGCGGCGCAGTGCCCGCAGCAACATCGGGTGACAGGGGGCGCTATGCCTTGTAGATTTTCGTCACGGGTGCGTGCTCGCCGTGGGCCGCTTCGCCGACAACGGGTGCGGTGGCGAGGGCGTGCAGCGCGGTCGGCGTGAGGCCCGTGAAGTGCCGCACGTCGCGGATGAGGTGTGATTGATCGTGGTAGCCGAAGTGGGCCACGAAGTCGAGCCAGTCGGGTGGAAGGTCGGCGCGGGACGGCAGCGCATCGAGGACGTGGCGGAAGCGGTGGCGCCGGAGGTAGCGCTTCGGCGGCAGCCCGCACGCGGCCCGGAAGTGCCGCGCGAGGGTGCTGTACGAGAGCCCCGTGAGCCGCGTCAGGTCGGCGACCGTCGTGTCCGGGCGCAGCAGCGGCGCGACCTCCGCGACCACACCTGCTCGCCGCGCGTCGAGGCGAGACCGGAGCCACGCGTCCAGGACGGGCGCGATCCGGTCGGGCGGACACGCGTCGAGGTGGCGTTCAAGCGGAGCGAGAGCCTCCCCAAAGAGATCGTGGGCCGCGACGATGGTTTCGTCCGCGAACGCTGGCAGCGGCACGGCCGCGAAGGGCGCGAGCGCTGCCAGTCCCCGCGCCTG harbors:
- a CDS encoding Pycsar system effector family protein, with product MEPVADHTPAEPDATQGKGARLPAASSGDSVHGPDGSDADEAASHSLKEQEGDVMPESDAQTGKAAGSDNVEAVAAASPEPVGSPDADPPAAKKKTKKKKKAKAKGSKDASLDKTKAGAKKDPAAKFGTSRGIETMFRSNYRVHMDLSAIADTKANIMISINGLILPILLGAISPKIDSNPWLLIPTSVLMVGCLISMIFAIRSARPRVSREPVSLDQINQKGYNILFFGHFANMRRDDYEEGMAQLMSSNEDIYRNMIRDLHGLGSVLNEKYALLRTSYTVFMIAITVGVLLFIATFFLIAMGVISVPGDTLAVPYELLP
- a CDS encoding M1 family aminopeptidase, which translates into the protein MNRTLAVARLDLRAHLANPLLWVMVALAVLATMSLNGTTALGGDADEIGSDGLRPFVNSPYAVAWLFSLGGFLAYPFFAGLLGGLTVLRDDEARVGPLLFSTPLAPGEYLAGKLAGVVAALGVGLLVHLVALMVHVQFLVEPGATDIRGPFRLGSYLVPFLVFAVPTMWTSAVLAFVVGTASRRPLAVYAVPITMVLGVLFFLWTWRPPGLDPAIDQLLMVLDPSGLRWVYQVLVAGDPGVTYYNTAPLAFDGTFWLNRLVWVVGPLLGLVFALRQQRAIATGARAATKPKRRWLRRASAVDDGERGEIGLFAPLRDLGMTQRRPGFWASVGHVLRAELREMANQPLVYVALLFVVLLVGEFATEQDALGAPALLTAGTMAVGSIEVLTVLGSLLLLFTLVESVRREARTRFDGILYAMPVRTGALLLAKGLANGLLIALLIAVCGVASLMFLAGQGIAPLDLGPFVSVWGLVLTPTFLVWGAFVAAVLSLTGNRFATYGIGLAVLALTAYAFASGRMTWVANWPLWATLRWSDLGWMPLNDGALLFNRALMLALTVAFAAAAWRWFPRRDYDGAWWAHSAGILKRNAVGALGLIALPLALGGTLAYQVRTGFQGQAAEDWATAYWKANYDVWSDIPPPTVAHVDLRIDLQPADRRLDATGTYTVVNGSNAPMAQVPFTNGYGFSEVAWSLDAGASPPVERRPGLDVVTLPAPLVPGDSIALNFAYALTYPRGITRNGGGTAHFLLPEGVLLSTYRGEFVPIPGLIEGLGAPEPAEPRVYPDGWWQDSLATLDALAPPFTASLEVRAPRAYTVTSAGVRTDSTADATHTTVVWETDHPVRALNLMAGKWDEAARPYDGGTNAVYHHPSHRYNIEAMLDAMALARTHYSDWFGPYPWRDLRINEFPDLQTNATAFPVNISMSESAGFLTRPPGNADQAAANLAFIVTVHEIAHMWWGHIVAAAQGPGTGVIVEGIADYATLLLIEEAFGEAARIAFAERLEARFLRGRRAATAVPLVDTREGRDEVAIYNQGAWALWMLHNHLGRDAMFDGLRAFVAERRDSRDAPALQDLLADLRPYAADSTAYDEGVAAWFESMALPAFAWTEVEIEQTFRGRYQLTATLENTGDGSATVVVAATSGNRSADDGDYAEARQTVTLAPGASQRLSWTLRTLPEHLVVDPDARVLMRDRDQAKADV
- a CDS encoding ABC transporter ATP-binding protein, which produces MLHLEGLTKVYPGPVCALSDVTLTIPRGMFGLLGPNGAGKSTLMKILAGLLEPTAGRVTFDGIDVTAHPEQVWPRLGYLPQAFGFYPNLTGEAMLRHVLRLKGVHAQASEKQLAAALLARVNLTAAAKRKVKTYSGGMRQRLGIAQALAGDPDLLIVDEPTAGLDPEERLRLYRLLADLAADRVVLLSTHLVDDVAMLCPRFAVMRQGRLIAETTPTDALARLDGALFEGTARPDDLPRYTGQIARAYLVAGEHRLRLHLPDGSAPEGFRPVTPTLEDAYLVLMNEAARADTLSREATSREATSREATA
- a CDS encoding helix-turn-helix domain-containing protein, encoding MPRFSPQDTDLRRFIEAYWVLDARHGLVLSPEPVHTFPSLAAEFVLGLRGTLVLHYHGRRIKVNESVAFGYIDGGLTVDARGVERAIVVTLQARGLAALAPFAAVPLPAFADETIVAAHDLFGEALAPLERHLDACPPDRIAPVLDAWLRSRLDARRAGVVAEVAPLLRPDTTVADLTRLTGLSYSTLARHFRAACGLPPKRYLRRHRFRHVLDALPSRADLPPDWLDFVAHFGYHDQSHLIRDVRHFTGLTPTALHALATAPVVGEAAHGEHAPVTKIYKA